A DNA window from Syntrophaceae bacterium contains the following coding sequences:
- a CDS encoding flagellar protein FlgN, with product MNGPALDDARTKKRFLEVLPLLISNLQDELTKIEALHSCLTREREILRGGSPQALFGSNDEKERIFAELAAIRSLRAPIMMELSDLSGIPSDQVTVSMLASLASGPVRRDLTTLRQRFGPLADEIRALNIRNRGLIENSRRYVKNWLTFLLNAAASAPCYAKSGAVPQAGIKGRFFRTEG from the coding sequence ATGAACGGTCCTGCACTCGACGACGCCCGCACGAAAAAGCGTTTTCTCGAAGTTCTTCCACTACTCATCTCCAATCTGCAGGATGAATTGACGAAGATCGAAGCCCTGCACTCCTGCCTGACCCGGGAGAGAGAGATCCTGCGCGGAGGTTCTCCACAGGCCCTGTTTGGGAGCAATGATGAAAAGGAACGGATTTTCGCGGAACTGGCGGCGATCCGGTCTCTCCGGGCACCCATTATGATGGAACTGTCCGATCTATCGGGAATTCCTTCGGATCAGGTGACGGTTTCGATGCTGGCCTCCCTGGCATCCGGTCCGGTCCGGAGGGACCTGACGACTCTCCGGCAGAGGTTCGGTCCACTGGCAGACGAGATTCGGGCGCTCAACATCAGGAACCGGGGCCTGATCGAAAATTCCCGCCGGTACGTCAAGAACTGGCTCACATTTCTCCTGAACGCCGCCGCCAGCGCTCCCTGTTACGCAAAATCCGGGGCGGTTCCCCAGGCGGGGATAAAGGGGCGGTTCTTCCGCACGGAGGGTTAA
- the flgK gene encoding flagellar hook-associated protein FlgK, with amino-acid sequence MAISSLLNISRDAMMTYQGAITITGSNIANVNNAKYTVQRAVISATSDGASVSADVTRVYDHYIENQIIDETTTGGYWDTRSGILGQVEVLFDETADAGITTDLEAFWDSWSDLAQNPTGLVEQNAVVSAADTLASDIRDKYQSLQSILSGVNESITESVDTINTLAADIATLNQDIVAAGPDGVGVNALIDKRDAALKDLAELIPIQSVRSDNGSVSVFLADGEMLVGTTSSRSLAVSAAGDITFEGNATPLTGRITGGRLGALLELRDETLPGYMSSLDTLAAAVISQVNTLHGSGVDETGAAVVGRLFFADTPVGASAALTMTVDGSILSDPTTIVASQTVAGDGAVAKAIAALQSQDIVTSGTQQVTASEYWASTVSTVGSDISLSEQKADQSAAVMTQLESRRASVSGVSLDEEMIMLIQYQLGYSAAGQLCSTAQDILDTLMGIVQ; translated from the coding sequence ATGGCGATCAGTTCCCTGCTGAACATTTCCAGAGACGCCATGATGACCTATCAGGGGGCCATCACGATCACCGGCTCCAACATCGCCAACGTCAATAACGCGAAATACACCGTCCAGCGGGCGGTCATCTCGGCAACCAGCGACGGAGCCAGCGTCAGTGCCGATGTCACCCGGGTTTACGACCATTACATCGAGAACCAGATCATCGACGAGACAACGACCGGAGGATACTGGGATACCCGGAGCGGGATCCTGGGTCAGGTGGAGGTTCTCTTCGACGAGACGGCCGATGCGGGGATCACGACGGACCTGGAGGCCTTCTGGGATTCCTGGTCCGACCTGGCACAGAACCCGACGGGACTGGTGGAGCAGAACGCCGTCGTCTCGGCGGCGGACACCCTGGCCTCGGACATCCGGGACAAGTACCAGTCTCTTCAGTCCATCCTGTCGGGCGTCAACGAAAGCATCACCGAGTCGGTGGATACGATCAACACCCTGGCGGCCGACATCGCCACTCTGAACCAGGACATTGTAGCCGCGGGCCCGGACGGGGTCGGGGTGAACGCGCTGATCGACAAGCGGGACGCCGCGCTCAAGGACCTGGCGGAACTCATTCCGATTCAGTCCGTCCGGAGCGACAACGGATCCGTCAGTGTGTTCCTCGCCGACGGGGAGATGCTGGTCGGCACCACGTCGTCCCGATCGCTCGCCGTCAGCGCGGCGGGGGACATTACATTCGAAGGCAACGCAACACCGTTGACCGGCCGGATCACCGGCGGCAGACTGGGAGCACTCCTGGAACTGAGGGACGAAACGCTGCCGGGATACATGAGCAGCCTGGACACGCTGGCCGCCGCTGTCATCAGCCAGGTGAACACGCTGCACGGAAGCGGCGTGGATGAGACCGGCGCGGCCGTCGTGGGCCGCCTCTTCTTTGCGGATACGCCCGTCGGCGCCTCGGCGGCCCTGACCATGACCGTGGACGGCAGCATCCTCAGCGATCCCACGACCATCGTCGCCTCCCAGACCGTTGCAGGGGACGGAGCGGTGGCCAAGGCGATTGCCGCCCTCCAGAGCCAGGACATCGTAACGAGCGGTACGCAACAGGTAACGGCCAGTGAATACTGGGCCTCAACCGTATCGACGGTGGGGAGCGACATCTCGCTCAGTGAACAGAAGGCGGATCAGTCGGCCGCCGTCATGACGCAGCTTGAAAGCAGGCGGGCGAGCGTGTCCGGGGTCTCTCTGGACGAGGAAATGATCATGCTGATCCAGTATCAGCTGGGCTACTCTGCAGCCGGACAGCTGTGCAGCACGGCCCAGGATATACTCGATACGCTGATGGGCATCGTACAATAG
- a CDS encoding flagellin codes for MSSNTIQLSSGMRNTLLSLQQTNNLLNQTSERLATGKKVNSALDDALSYFTASSHTSRASDLSQLKDSMGEAIQTIKAADSGIEGIIDLIETMKGIAKDAYSATASEATDLAAQYNAMASQISDLAEDASYGGMNLLGSDTLTVVFNEAGDNTMGVTGFDGSATGLGIATGAFGSSGAIGSAISELDAALSTLRTKSQTMSANLSVITARQDFTTNLINALTVGADNLTAADTNEEGANMLMLQTRQSLGTTSLSLASQAAQSVLALF; via the coding sequence ATGTCTTCCAACACGATTCAGCTGTCTTCGGGAATGAGAAACACCCTGCTGAGCCTTCAGCAGACCAACAACCTGCTCAACCAGACGTCGGAGCGCCTCGCTACGGGCAAGAAGGTGAACAGCGCCCTGGACGACGCACTCAGTTACTTCACGGCTTCGTCCCACACGAGCCGCGCCAGCGATCTGTCCCAGCTCAAGGACTCCATGGGTGAGGCCATCCAGACCATCAAGGCCGCCGACTCGGGTATCGAGGGGATCATCGATCTCATCGAGACCATGAAGGGCATCGCCAAGGACGCCTACTCCGCCACGGCATCGGAAGCCACCGACCTGGCGGCCCAGTATAACGCCATGGCGTCGCAGATCAGTGACTTGGCCGAAGATGCGAGCTATGGCGGAATGAACCTCCTGGGCAGCGACACGCTGACGGTGGTCTTCAACGAGGCCGGCGACAACACGATGGGCGTGACAGGATTCGACGGAAGTGCGACCGGTCTCGGCATTGCCACGGGCGCCTTCGGCAGTTCCGGAGCAATCGGCAGCGCCATTTCGGAACTTGATGCGGCCCTGTCCACCCTGCGGACCAAGTCCCAGACCATGTCGGCGAACCTGAGCGTCATCACGGCGCGGCAGGACTTTACCACGAACCTGATCAACGCCCTGACCGTGGGCGCCGATAACCTGACGGCGGCGGACACGAACGAAGAAGGAGCCAACATGCTGATGCTCCAGACCCGTCAGTCCCTCGGCACCACGTCCCTGAGCCTTGCCTCCCAGGCGGCCCAGTCGGTGCTGGCCCTGTTTTAA
- a CDS encoding flagellin, translating into MSNSIQLTTGMRNTLLSLQQTNDLLNQTSERLATGKKVNSALDNALSYFTATSHTSRASDLSQLKDAMGEAIQTIKAADAGIEGIIDLIETMKGIAKDAYSATSTEATDLAAQYNAMASQISDLAEDASYGGMNLLGSDTLTVVFNEAGDNTMSVTGFDGSATGLGIATGAFGSSGAIGSAIAELDSALATLRTKSQTLSANLSIITARQDFTTNMINALTIGADNLTAADTNEEGANMLMLQTRQSLGTTSLSLASQAAQSVLQLF; encoded by the coding sequence ATGTCGAATTCAATTCAGTTAACAACGGGAATGAGAAACACCCTGCTGAGCCTTCAGCAGACCAATGACCTGCTCAACCAGACGTCGGAGCGCCTCGCCACGGGCAAGAAGGTGAACAGTGCCCTGGATAACGCCCTCAGCTATTTCACGGCAACGTCCCACACGAGCCGGGCCAGCGACCTGTCCCAGCTCAAGGACGCCATGGGGGAGGCCATCCAGACCATCAAGGCGGCCGATGCGGGCATCGAGGGGATCATCGATCTCATCGAGACCATGAAAGGCATTGCCAAGGACGCCTATTCGGCAACATCGACGGAAGCCACCGACCTGGCGGCCCAGTACAACGCCATGGCGTCGCAGATCAGTGACCTGGCCGAAGATGCGAGCTACGGCGGGATGAACCTCCTGGGCAGCGATACGCTGACGGTGGTATTCAACGAGGCCGGCGACAACACAATGTCGGTAACGGGGTTTGACGGAAGTGCGACCGGTCTCGGCATCGCCACGGGCGCCTTCGGCAGTTCCGGAGCGATCGGGAGTGCCATTGCGGAACTCGACTCGGCCCTTGCCACGCTCCGGACAAAGTCCCAGACCCTATCGGCGAACCTGAGCATCATCACTGCGCGGCAGGACTTCACCACCAACATGATCAACGCCCTGACCATCGGTGCGGACAATCTGACGGCGGCCGACACAAACGAAGAAGGGGCCAACATGCTGATGCTCCAGACCCGTCAGTCTCTTGGCACCACGTCCCTAAGCCTCGCTTCTCAGGCGGCCCAGTCGGTGTTGCAGCTGTTCTAA
- a CDS encoding flagellar protein FlbT: protein MGLKIELKPHERFILGGAVVRNGSSRAELIIENNVPLLRGKNILSVEEADTPCKRIFFSVQLMYVGGGDMKSYHRTYWELVNEVVKAAPSTVGLIDTISEHILGGQYYQALKAARELIEYEERLVNHVRESS from the coding sequence ATGGGCCTGAAAATTGAATTGAAACCCCACGAGCGGTTTATCCTCGGGGGTGCTGTCGTCCGGAACGGCAGTTCCCGGGCGGAACTCATCATAGAGAACAACGTGCCTCTCCTGAGGGGAAAGAACATCCTCTCGGTAGAGGAAGCGGATACCCCCTGCAAGCGGATCTTTTTCTCCGTTCAGCTGATGTACGTAGGGGGGGGGGACATGAAGTCGTATCACCGGACCTATTGGGAACTTGTCAACGAAGTGGTGAAAGCGGCTCCCAGCACGGTGGGGTTGATCGACACGATCAGCGAGCATATCCTGGGCGGGCAATATTATCAGGCCCTGAAAGCGGCCCGGGAACTGATAGAATATGAAGAGAGGTTGGTGAACCATGTACGGGAATCAAGTTAA
- the flaF gene encoding flagellar biosynthesis regulator FlaF codes for MYGNQVKAYQQTQKMGMTGREIEAHVLTKAALKFRECQDNWDNGGSNGMLGEAVRYNQKIWSVFQGEMVDPNNPMPVKLREDILTLSRFIDKRCFDIMAFPKPEKLDILIRINLNLAAGLRGSAGEETDESGEEGNE; via the coding sequence ATGTACGGGAATCAAGTTAAGGCCTATCAGCAGACACAGAAAATGGGCATGACGGGCCGCGAGATCGAGGCACATGTCCTGACAAAGGCGGCCCTGAAGTTCCGGGAATGCCAGGACAACTGGGACAATGGCGGCAGCAACGGCATGCTGGGCGAGGCCGTTCGTTACAACCAGAAGATCTGGAGCGTCTTCCAGGGAGAGATGGTCGATCCGAACAATCCCATGCCCGTGAAACTGCGGGAGGACATCCTGACCCTGAGCCGTTTCATCGACAAGCGTTGCTTTGATATCATGGCTTTCCCCAAGCCGGAGAAACTCGACATTCTGATCCGGATCAACCTGAACCTGGCGGCGGGACTTCGTGGTTCCGCCGGCGAGGAAACCGACGAGTCCGGAGAGGAAGGTAACGAGTAA
- a CDS encoding DUF115 domain-containing protein, whose product MNGHLDANLAALRERCPAFLTWWEECPSQPGEYQLLSSMSGLPDLEIERPGGWRIILYNRENPFEAMREELADRSFPKGSLTFLFGLGLGYRALHILSIMETGHAVFIVERDPDILRLALTLHDYSAEIRKGILIFAVPEQQALRRVIHEKNGVLLTGRIHLFLEDFTRRMDTQTVILHDTCLRQTNAIQVNYNTVIQEGGKIIRNELENLPKTLLGWSPEGLLSGTFRNRPAIIVATGPSLQKNIHLLRQAQGKTLIIAVAQALRVLLAYDVRPDIICSIDFGEPNYLEIKDAFAVADMPLLTSPQVHPQVPLEYQGDLFVTMDRNNLLCTPGSDLPPFLGHSLTVAQVALNLALMVGANPIIFTGQDLAFGESSHISGALASRPVTVRGNRVIAEHEQGDHEQAACWVPGYYGNHVLSNTSLFAFLEAIETTLRDHPDRRFINATEGGAHIAGTERMPLSEVLEMHCHQEFPVTEFLAKARIPLGSDPNRLYLELEESRRHLERLLRYVEKLEQMTGRMKTMLPGKGEKCLPQRINQLNGLNRQVLKSFASVLQTLDEGRLIRLATVRIRRDLIRIGEQSLDTNDAREIAVQAIRYCEELCSGLKDSCPPLMEKIDDVHPVLKEYASVAAALQTAAPGSDAEAGLHLRQGFCLRRMGDFVKAAVKLEAAARSEAFRTVAMEELFALHLDRNQFGKAGECLERLPDGHQAKQMFRERLQKKREEDQTRHIETARRCLEKNDFVGCLLECRILMMRHEPSGEVREIMEQALELREQKVLSTAQQVLKEQEEKTARDERKLRFETARQNLLKKDFSTALALFRELVESDPSDSEAGLGLLRTYEGAQSWEAAEKELLQMTNRHPENAMLYRDLGNVQLRRGKLEAALESYRNAVDRDPGSNGPCLQIAFALSSSGRTIEALPFYERYVKTHPNDYRILLQWADCFLRLGSSAAAKVGYEAALRIQPGYPPALERLQRLKQAATP is encoded by the coding sequence ATGAACGGCCATCTGGACGCCAACCTGGCCGCTCTCCGGGAGCGCTGCCCCGCTTTCCTGACCTGGTGGGAGGAATGCCCTTCCCAGCCTGGTGAATATCAGTTGCTCTCCAGCATGTCCGGTTTGCCTGATCTCGAAATCGAGCGTCCCGGAGGCTGGCGCATCATCCTCTACAACAGGGAAAACCCTTTTGAGGCCATGCGCGAGGAATTGGCTGACCGGTCCTTCCCGAAGGGAAGCCTGACCTTCCTGTTCGGCCTGGGACTCGGCTACAGGGCGCTCCATATCTTGAGCATCATGGAGACGGGTCATGCAGTCTTCATCGTGGAGAGAGACCCGGACATACTCCGCCTGGCCCTGACCCTTCACGACTACTCTGCGGAGATCCGCAAGGGAATCTTGATCTTCGCCGTTCCCGAACAGCAAGCACTTCGTCGCGTCATCCATGAAAAGAACGGCGTTCTCTTAACCGGCCGGATCCATCTGTTCCTGGAGGACTTCACCCGCCGGATGGACACCCAGACTGTCATTCTCCACGACACCTGTCTTCGCCAGACAAATGCAATTCAGGTCAACTACAACACGGTTATCCAAGAAGGCGGCAAGATCATCCGGAACGAGTTGGAAAACCTGCCGAAGACCCTTCTGGGATGGAGCCCTGAGGGACTCCTGAGCGGCACCTTTCGAAACCGGCCCGCCATCATCGTAGCGACAGGCCCCTCCCTGCAGAAAAACATCCATCTTCTCCGACAGGCACAGGGGAAGACGCTTATTATCGCAGTCGCCCAGGCCCTTCGAGTGCTGCTGGCCTATGATGTGCGCCCCGACATAATCTGTTCCATTGACTTCGGGGAACCCAACTATTTGGAGATCAAAGATGCCTTCGCCGTCGCGGATATGCCCCTCCTGACCAGTCCTCAAGTTCATCCGCAAGTCCCTCTGGAATACCAAGGGGATTTGTTTGTCACCATGGACCGGAACAACCTGCTTTGCACTCCCGGCAGCGATTTGCCCCCCTTTTTAGGCCATAGCCTTACGGTGGCGCAGGTCGCCTTGAATCTGGCCCTGATGGTGGGGGCGAACCCCATCATCTTCACCGGCCAGGACTTGGCCTTTGGGGAATCCAGCCATATCAGCGGGGCGTTGGCCAGCAGGCCTGTTACGGTCCGCGGCAACCGCGTAATCGCGGAACATGAGCAGGGAGACCATGAACAGGCAGCCTGCTGGGTCCCCGGCTATTACGGAAACCACGTCCTCAGCAATACCTCCCTGTTTGCCTTCCTGGAAGCGATTGAAACGACACTCCGTGATCATCCCGACCGCCGGTTCATCAATGCCACCGAGGGAGGAGCCCATATCGCAGGGACGGAGCGAATGCCCCTGAGTGAGGTCCTGGAGATGCATTGCCACCAGGAATTTCCCGTTACGGAATTTCTTGCCAAGGCACGCATCCCCCTCGGGTCGGACCCGAACCGGCTTTATCTGGAGTTGGAAGAATCACGCCGGCACCTGGAGCGGCTCCTTCGATATGTTGAGAAGCTGGAGCAGATGACCGGCAGGATGAAGACCATGCTTCCCGGAAAAGGAGAAAAGTGCCTGCCGCAGCGAATAAACCAACTGAACGGTCTTAACCGGCAAGTCCTGAAATCGTTTGCTTCCGTTCTGCAGACGCTCGATGAAGGCCGGCTGATTCGCCTGGCCACAGTCAGGATCAGACGCGATTTGATCAGGATCGGCGAACAGTCGCTGGATACGAACGATGCCCGGGAAATCGCCGTTCAGGCAATCCGGTATTGCGAAGAGCTGTGTTCGGGACTGAAGGACAGCTGCCCGCCACTTATGGAAAAGATCGACGACGTTCATCCCGTTCTGAAAGAATATGCATCGGTCGCCGCTGCGCTCCAGACCGCTGCGCCAGGAAGCGATGCGGAGGCGGGACTTCACCTGCGTCAGGGATTCTGCCTGCGTCGGATGGGGGACTTCGTCAAGGCCGCCGTCAAATTGGAAGCTGCGGCCCGCTCGGAGGCTTTTCGCACCGTCGCCATGGAGGAGCTGTTCGCCCTCCACCTGGACCGTAACCAGTTCGGAAAGGCCGGGGAGTGCTTGGAAAGGCTCCCCGACGGACACCAGGCAAAGCAAATGTTCCGGGAACGTCTTCAAAAGAAACGGGAGGAGGACCAGACTCGACATATCGAGACCGCCCGCCGATGCCTGGAAAAGAATGACTTTGTCGGGTGTCTCCTGGAGTGCCGGATCCTGATGATGCGACATGAGCCATCCGGGGAGGTGCGGGAAATAATGGAGCAAGCCCTGGAACTCAGGGAGCAAAAGGTTCTGTCGACGGCACAGCAGGTCCTTAAGGAACAGGAAGAAAAGACCGCCCGGGATGAGCGGAAACTCCGGTTCGAAACAGCCCGGCAAAACCTGTTGAAAAAAGACTTTTCTACGGCACTCGCCCTGTTCCGGGAACTGGTTGAATCGGACCCATCGGATTCAGAAGCCGGGCTGGGCCTCCTGCGTACCTATGAGGGAGCGCAGAGTTGGGAAGCGGCAGAAAAGGAACTCCTCCAGATGACGAACCGCCATCCAGAAAACGCAATGCTTTACAGAGACTTGGGGAACGTTCAACTCCGACGGGGGAAACTGGAAGCGGCGCTGGAAAGCTATCGAAATGCCGTTGACCGGGATCCCGGTTCAAACGGGCCATGTCTCCAGATTGCTTTCGCTCTTTCTTCTTCAGGAAGGACGATCGAGGCGCTCCCGTTCTATGAGCGGTATGTGAAGACGCATCCGAACGACTACCGGATTCTTCTCCAGTGGGCGGATTGCTTTCTACGACTGGGGAGCAGCGCTGCAGCCAAGGTAGGTTACGAAGCGGCCCTCCGTATCCAGCCGGGTTACCCTCCGGCCCTTGAAAGATTGCAACGCCTGAAGCAGGCGGCGACTCCCTGA
- a CDS encoding tetratricopeptide repeat protein, translated as MKREGIVVFVTNDPERNAMAETVRREDAVQILRKLDESRIHLKKGHLHGCLHLFRDTLERILRTPMIPADEKMVRETVNSLQQDISSSRAFLDEFGPVSFRDNDIKTTLDFLRQMLQIQVDELSMSVTTRQNPDGVDGAENPSPEAAELKAKDALAMIEEGSQDQAKEAVGNDEVALALILQICNTAGIEFRKAGLFDRAVTEFRKALFFHPKDEGLYYNLARAFIEKKDWDQAEQTILEGLKTKPDFQEGRALLKYIRFQASAPPAPEAQPE; from the coding sequence ATGAAACGTGAAGGAATAGTGGTGTTTGTCACCAACGATCCGGAAAGGAATGCCATGGCGGAAACGGTGCGGCGAGAAGACGCAGTGCAGATTCTGAGAAAACTGGACGAGAGCCGTATCCACCTGAAAAAAGGGCATCTTCATGGATGCCTGCATCTTTTCAGGGACACCCTGGAGCGAATCCTTCGGACGCCGATGATCCCGGCGGACGAAAAGATGGTCCGGGAAACGGTAAACAGTCTTCAACAGGATATATCCTCATCCAGAGCATTTCTGGACGAGTTCGGCCCCGTCTCCTTCCGGGACAACGATATCAAGACCACCCTCGACTTCCTCCGGCAGATGCTCCAGATCCAGGTGGACGAACTGTCGATGTCTGTGACGACGCGTCAAAATCCTGACGGAGTCGATGGTGCCGAGAATCCCTCTCCGGAAGCAGCGGAGTTGAAGGCGAAGGATGCCTTGGCGATGATCGAAGAAGGAAGCCAAGATCAGGCCAAGGAAGCCGTCGGCAACGACGAGGTGGCCCTGGCCCTGATTCTGCAGATCTGCAACACCGCCGGCATCGAATTCAGGAAAGCCGGCCTTTTCGACCGCGCCGTCACGGAATTCAGGAAGGCTCTGTTCTTCCACCCCAAGGACGAGGGGCTCTACTACAACCTCGCCCGGGCCTTCATAGAAAAGAAAGACTGGGACCAGGCGGAACAAACCATCCTGGAGGGGCTGAAGACGAAACCGGATTTTCAGGAAGGAAGGGCACTCCTGAAATACATCCGTTTTCAGGCCTCGGCACCCCCCGCCCCCGAGGCACAACCTGAATGA
- a CDS encoding response regulator, with amino-acid sequence MNAHAVLEDSLFDRRILVVDDYELTRRMIVDALLQTGYTSVQEATDGLEALDKFRNGYHDLIITDVMMPHMDGMELLDRLQELRANSSIILVTGQPEVDAGVAAMKRGAVDYIRKPFNIQDLLYKVEVCLRERHLLPEEDRQSALASSQLTEKKKELSVHSHIYESVENIEGDNQQVFEKMAELSLRVVDGAEATIWIFDAESDQFHPQVIRTAEGHSHDPGGDEIKAIPFLYQVVDKREALVVQSPDGNGGAASLICAPLVIRGAVFGVLALRKKKYSGIFNNKDLHYIVSLTKRASLNLENKLLYESLFSNVLDTFQSLVACVQMRDNYTQEHCRRVTKAAIRTAEVLGLGIQDRECLKVAGILHDVGKIAIPDNVLLKPGRLTDDEYTIIKQHPALGENVLKPIALFDREREIILHHHERWDGLGYPSGLAGKDIPLLSRIVAVVDTFDAMTNNRPYRQALDVETALNEIRRNRGTQFDPDAADAFLSLY; translated from the coding sequence ATGAATGCACATGCTGTTCTCGAAGACAGTCTCTTCGACAGACGAATCCTGGTGGTGGACGATTACGAACTCACCCGCCGGATGATCGTCGACGCCCTTCTCCAGACCGGTTACACCAGCGTCCAGGAGGCGACGGACGGACTGGAAGCCCTCGACAAGTTCCGGAACGGGTATCATGACCTGATCATCACGGATGTCATGATGCCACACATGGACGGGATGGAGCTGCTCGACCGTCTCCAGGAACTCCGGGCCAATTCGTCCATCATCCTGGTCACGGGACAGCCGGAGGTCGATGCCGGCGTGGCGGCCATGAAGCGGGGGGCCGTCGATTACATCCGGAAACCCTTCAACATCCAGGACCTCCTCTATAAAGTTGAAGTCTGTCTGCGGGAGCGCCATCTGCTGCCCGAGGAAGACAGGCAATCCGCCCTCGCGAGCAGTCAGCTGACGGAGAAGAAGAAGGAACTGTCCGTTCACAGCCACATTTACGAATCCGTCGAGAATATCGAGGGCGACAACCAGCAGGTCTTCGAAAAGATGGCGGAGTTGTCCCTGCGGGTCGTCGACGGGGCAGAGGCGACCATCTGGATCTTCGACGCCGAGTCCGACCAGTTCCATCCCCAGGTGATCCGAACCGCGGAGGGCCATTCCCACGACCCGGGAGGAGATGAAATCAAGGCCATTCCGTTTCTCTACCAGGTGGTGGACAAGCGGGAGGCCCTGGTGGTTCAATCGCCCGACGGGAACGGCGGGGCCGCTTCCCTGATCTGCGCTCCCCTGGTCATCCGGGGCGCCGTGTTCGGCGTGCTGGCGTTGCGGAAGAAGAAATACTCGGGCATCTTCAACAACAAGGACCTCCATTACATCGTCAGCCTGACCAAGCGGGCGTCGCTGAACCTGGAGAACAAGCTCCTCTACGAGAGCCTCTTTTCCAACGTCCTGGACACGTTCCAGTCGCTGGTCGCCTGCGTCCAGATGCGGGACAACTACACGCAGGAGCACTGCCGCCGCGTGACGAAGGCGGCTATCCGGACCGCCGAGGTTCTGGGGCTGGGCATCCAAGACCGGGAATGCCTGAAAGTGGCCGGCATTCTTCACGATGTGGGAAAGATCGCCATCCCGGACAACGTCCTGCTCAAGCCGGGGCGCCTGACGGATGATGAGTACACAATCATCAAGCAGCATCCCGCCCTGGGGGAAAACGTCCTGAAGCCCATCGCCCTGTTCGACCGGGAGCGGGAAATCATCCTTCACCATCATGAGCGCTGGGACGGACTGGGGTATCCATCCGGTCTCGCCGGTAAGGACATCCCACTCCTGTCCCGGATCGTCGCCGTTGTGGACACCTTCGACGCCATGACCAACAACAGGCCCTACCGGCAGGCGCTGGACGTCGAAACGGCGTTGAATGAAATCCGGCGCAACCGGGGAACCCAGTTCGATCCGGACGCGGCCGACGCGTTCCTCAGCCTTTATTGA